From a region of the Catharus ustulatus isolate bCatUst1 chromosome 11, bCatUst1.pri.v2, whole genome shotgun sequence genome:
- the LOC117001642 gene encoding N-acetylgalactosamine-6-sulfatase-like isoform X1, which produces MASAALGPLCLCWALGPAAAATPNILLLLMDDMGWGDLGVFGEPSKETPNLDQMAAEGMLFLDFYTASPLCSPSRAALLTGRLPVRNGFYTTNGHARNAYTPQDIVGGIPDSELLLPELLKKAGYTNKIIGKWHLGHRPQFHPLRHGFDEWFGSPNCHFGPYDSRERPNIPVYRDWDMVGRYYEDFKIDLKTGEANLTQLYLQEALDFISKQQASQQPFFLYWAIDATHAPVYASKQFLGTSQRGLYGDAVREIDDSVGKILKHLQQLGISENTFVFFTSDNGAALISAPKQGGSNGPFLCGKQTTFEGGMREPAIAWWPSHIPAGGVSHQLGSVMDLFSTSLSLAGLQPPSDRQIDGIDLLPVMLQGKLTDRPIFYYRGNELMAVRAGLYKAHYWTWSNSWEEHNKGIDFCPGQSVAGVTTHTQEEHTYLPLLFHLGRDPGEKYPLSFASDEYQRAVERISGLVQQHKASLVPGQPQLNVCDQAVMNWSPPGCEKLGKCLKAPESDPKKCSWPH; this is translated from the exons ATGGCGAGCGCGGCGCTGGGGCcgctgtgcctgtgctgggccctgggccccgccgccgccgccacccccaacatcctcctcctcctcatggACGAT ATGGGCTGGGGGGATCTGGGAGTTTTCGGAGAGCCTTCCAAGGAAACCCCTAACCTAGACCAGATGGCTGCAGAAGGGATGCTGTTCCTGGATTTTTATACTGCCAgccccctctgctctccct CAAGGGCAGCCCTGCTGACGGGCAGGCTCCCGGTCAGGAACGGCTTCTACACCACAAATGGACACGCCAGGAACG CATACACACCACAGGATATAGTAGGAGGAATCCCAGATTCTGAATTACTGCTTCCAGAGCTCCTGAAGAAAGCTGGCTACACCAATAAGATCATTGGCAAATG GCACTTGGGGCACCGGccccagttccaccccctgaGGCACGGCTTTGATGAGTGGTTTGGGTCCCCAAATTGTCACTTTGGGCCCTACGACAGCAGAGAGCGCCCCAACATCCCCGTGTACAGGGACTGGGACATGGTTGGCAG ATACTATGAAGATTTCAAAATTGATCTGAAGACAGGTGAAGCCAACTTGACTCAGCTCTACCTGCAG GAAGCTCTGGATTTTATTAGCAAGCAGCAGGCCAGCCAGCAACCATTCTTTTTGTACTGGGCAATTGATGCTACCCATGCTCCTGTTTATGCCTCCAAGCAGTTCCTGGGCACCAGTCAGAGAGGGCT GTATGGGGATGCTGTGAGGGAGATCGATGACAGCGTTGGCAAAATCCTGaagcacctccagcagctggggatCAGTGAGAACACCTTTGTGTTTTTCACCTCTGATAATGGGGCTGCTCTCATTTCAGCTCCCAAACAAG GAGGAAGCAATGGGCCTTTCCTGTGTGGCAAACAAACCACCTTCGAGGGTGGCATGAGGGAGCCGGCGATCGCCTGGTGGCCcagccacatccctgcaggaggg GTCAGCCATCAGCTGGGCAGTGTGATGGATCTGTTCAGCACCAGCCTCTCCCTGGCAGGTCTGCAGCCTCCCAGTGACAGACAGATTGATGGCATCGACCTTTTACCTGTCATGCTGCAGGGCAAGCTCACTGACAG GCCCATTTTCTATTATCGTGGCAACGAGCTGatggcagtgagagctgggctTTACAAAGCTCACTACTGGACCTGGAGCAACTCCTGGGAGGAGCACAACAAG gGCATTGATTTCTGTCCTGGCCAGAGTGTGGCTGGAGTGACAACACACACCCAGGAGGAGCACACTTACCTGCCCCTGCTCTTCCACCTGGGCAGGGACCCTGGGGAGAAATACCCTTTAAG CTTTGCCAGTGATGAATACCAGCGGGCTGTGGAGCGCATCTCAGGGCTGGTCCAGCAGCACAAGGCCTCCCTGGTGCCAGGCCAGCCCCAGCTGAATGTGTGTGACCAGGCTGTCATG aattGGTCCCCTCCAGGCTGTGAGAAGCTTGGGAAGTGCCTGAAAGCACCAGAGTCTGATCCTAAGAAGTGTTCTTGGCCTCACTGA
- the LOC117001642 gene encoding N-acetylgalactosamine-6-sulfatase-like isoform X3: MVGRYYEDFKIDLKTGEANLTQLYLQEALDFISKQQASQQPFFLYWAIDATHAPVYASKQFLGTSQRGLYGDAVREIDDSVGKILKHLQQLGISENTFVFFTSDNGAALISAPKQGGSNGPFLCGKQTTFEGGMREPAIAWWPSHIPAGGVSHQLGSVMDLFSTSLSLAGLQPPSDRQIDGIDLLPVMLQGKLTDRPIFYYRGNELMAVRAGLYKAHYWTWSNSWEEHNKGIDFCPGQSVAGVTTHTQEEHTYLPLLFHLGRDPGEKYPLSFASDEYQRAVERISGLVQQHKASLVPGQPQLNVCDQAVMNWSPPGCEKLGKCLKAPESDPKKCSWPH, translated from the exons ATGGTTGGCAG ATACTATGAAGATTTCAAAATTGATCTGAAGACAGGTGAAGCCAACTTGACTCAGCTCTACCTGCAG GAAGCTCTGGATTTTATTAGCAAGCAGCAGGCCAGCCAGCAACCATTCTTTTTGTACTGGGCAATTGATGCTACCCATGCTCCTGTTTATGCCTCCAAGCAGTTCCTGGGCACCAGTCAGAGAGGGCT GTATGGGGATGCTGTGAGGGAGATCGATGACAGCGTTGGCAAAATCCTGaagcacctccagcagctggggatCAGTGAGAACACCTTTGTGTTTTTCACCTCTGATAATGGGGCTGCTCTCATTTCAGCTCCCAAACAAG GAGGAAGCAATGGGCCTTTCCTGTGTGGCAAACAAACCACCTTCGAGGGTGGCATGAGGGAGCCGGCGATCGCCTGGTGGCCcagccacatccctgcaggaggg GTCAGCCATCAGCTGGGCAGTGTGATGGATCTGTTCAGCACCAGCCTCTCCCTGGCAGGTCTGCAGCCTCCCAGTGACAGACAGATTGATGGCATCGACCTTTTACCTGTCATGCTGCAGGGCAAGCTCACTGACAG GCCCATTTTCTATTATCGTGGCAACGAGCTGatggcagtgagagctgggctTTACAAAGCTCACTACTGGACCTGGAGCAACTCCTGGGAGGAGCACAACAAG gGCATTGATTTCTGTCCTGGCCAGAGTGTGGCTGGAGTGACAACACACACCCAGGAGGAGCACACTTACCTGCCCCTGCTCTTCCACCTGGGCAGGGACCCTGGGGAGAAATACCCTTTAAG CTTTGCCAGTGATGAATACCAGCGGGCTGTGGAGCGCATCTCAGGGCTGGTCCAGCAGCACAAGGCCTCCCTGGTGCCAGGCCAGCCCCAGCTGAATGTGTGTGACCAGGCTGTCATG aattGGTCCCCTCCAGGCTGTGAGAAGCTTGGGAAGTGCCTGAAAGCACCAGAGTCTGATCCTAAGAAGTGTTCTTGGCCTCACTGA
- the LOC117001642 gene encoding N-acetylgalactosamine-6-sulfatase-like isoform X2 → MASAALGPLCLCWALGPAAAATPNILLLLMDDMGWGDLGVFGEPSKETPNLDQMAAEGMLFLDFYTASPLCSPSRAALLTGRLPVRNGFYTTNGHARNAYTPQDIVGGIPDSELLLPELLKKAGYTNKIIGKWHLGHRPQFHPLRHGFDEWFGSPNCHFGPYDSRERPNIPVYRDWDMVGRYYEDFKIDLKTGEANLTQLYLQEALDFISKQQASQQPFFLYWAIDATHAPVYASKQFLGTSQRGLYGDAVREIDDSVGKILKHLQQLGISENTFVFFTSDNGAALISAPKQGGSNGPFLCGKQTTFEGGMREPAIAWWPSHIPAGGVSHQLGSVMDLFSTSLSLAGLQPPSDRQIDGIDLLPVMLQGKLTDRPIFYYRGNELMAVRAGLYKAHYWTWSNSWEEHNKGIDFCPGQSVAGVTTHTQEEHTYLPLLFHLGRDPGEKYPLRAMDFTIMEENGSDKAWLMNIMILEHIN, encoded by the exons ATGGCGAGCGCGGCGCTGGGGCcgctgtgcctgtgctgggccctgggccccgccgccgccgccacccccaacatcctcctcctcctcatggACGAT ATGGGCTGGGGGGATCTGGGAGTTTTCGGAGAGCCTTCCAAGGAAACCCCTAACCTAGACCAGATGGCTGCAGAAGGGATGCTGTTCCTGGATTTTTATACTGCCAgccccctctgctctccct CAAGGGCAGCCCTGCTGACGGGCAGGCTCCCGGTCAGGAACGGCTTCTACACCACAAATGGACACGCCAGGAACG CATACACACCACAGGATATAGTAGGAGGAATCCCAGATTCTGAATTACTGCTTCCAGAGCTCCTGAAGAAAGCTGGCTACACCAATAAGATCATTGGCAAATG GCACTTGGGGCACCGGccccagttccaccccctgaGGCACGGCTTTGATGAGTGGTTTGGGTCCCCAAATTGTCACTTTGGGCCCTACGACAGCAGAGAGCGCCCCAACATCCCCGTGTACAGGGACTGGGACATGGTTGGCAG ATACTATGAAGATTTCAAAATTGATCTGAAGACAGGTGAAGCCAACTTGACTCAGCTCTACCTGCAG GAAGCTCTGGATTTTATTAGCAAGCAGCAGGCCAGCCAGCAACCATTCTTTTTGTACTGGGCAATTGATGCTACCCATGCTCCTGTTTATGCCTCCAAGCAGTTCCTGGGCACCAGTCAGAGAGGGCT GTATGGGGATGCTGTGAGGGAGATCGATGACAGCGTTGGCAAAATCCTGaagcacctccagcagctggggatCAGTGAGAACACCTTTGTGTTTTTCACCTCTGATAATGGGGCTGCTCTCATTTCAGCTCCCAAACAAG GAGGAAGCAATGGGCCTTTCCTGTGTGGCAAACAAACCACCTTCGAGGGTGGCATGAGGGAGCCGGCGATCGCCTGGTGGCCcagccacatccctgcaggaggg GTCAGCCATCAGCTGGGCAGTGTGATGGATCTGTTCAGCACCAGCCTCTCCCTGGCAGGTCTGCAGCCTCCCAGTGACAGACAGATTGATGGCATCGACCTTTTACCTGTCATGCTGCAGGGCAAGCTCACTGACAG GCCCATTTTCTATTATCGTGGCAACGAGCTGatggcagtgagagctgggctTTACAAAGCTCACTACTGGACCTGGAGCAACTCCTGGGAGGAGCACAACAAG gGCATTGATTTCTGTCCTGGCCAGAGTGTGGCTGGAGTGACAACACACACCCAGGAGGAGCACACTTACCTGCCCCTGCTCTTCCACCTGGGCAGGGACCCTGGGGAGAAATACCCTTTAAG GGCAATGGATTTTACTATTATGGAAGAAAATGGAAGTGATAAGGCTTGGTTGATGAACATAATGATTTTAGAACACATTAATTAA
- the LOC117001668 gene encoding trafficking protein particle complex subunit 2-like protein: MAVCIAVIAKENYPLYIRSVPTENELKFHYTVHTSLDVVDEKISAMGKALVDQRELYLGLLYPTEDYKVYGYVTNSKVKFVMVVDSSNTALRDNEIRSMFRKLHNSYTDIMCNPFYNPGDRIQSRAFDTMVNSMMMQVC, from the exons aTGGCGGTGTGCATCGCCGTGATCGCCAAGGAG AATTACCCCCTGTACATCCGGAGTGTCCCCACGGAGAACGAGCTGAAGTTCCACTACACCGTGCACACCTCGCTGGACGTGGTGGATGAGAAGATCTCAGCCATGGGCAAAGCCCTGGTGGACCAGAGGGAGCTGTACCTGGGGCTCCTCTACCCCACTGAGGACTACAAGGT CTATGGCTACGTGACCAACTCCAAGGTGAAGTTTGTCATGGTGGTGGATTCCTCCAACACAGCCCTGAGGGACAACGAGATCCGCAGT ATGTTCCGAAAGCTGCACAACTCCTACACTGACATCATGTGTAACCCTTTCTACAACCCTGGGGACAGGATCCAGTCCAG GGCTTTTGATACTATGGTGAACTCCATGATGATGCAGGTgtgctga
- the LOC117001660 gene encoding embryonic polyadenylate-binding protein 2-A-like gives MFGGRASSLFLDTSEIWWQDPPSLQADAASWDVAEVAAVCKAADEGSDPSPQEGNSTEEEQDVQDPELEAIKAKLREIEKEDERLKELQLEADNHLFMSPEAALFPLTTKEKMEADQRSIYVGNVDYGGTAEELESHFNSCGQINRVTILCDKFSGHPKGYAYIEFEEQSSVKAAVELDESVFRGRVIKVLPKRTNMPGISSTDRGGYRGYFHARGGLGRWGGFYGHPRVRGRTYRGRARLQPWYFPY, from the exons ATGTTCGGGGGCCGGGCCAG TTCTCTCTTCCTGGACACTTCAGAGATCTGGTGGCAGGACCCACCGTCCCTGCAGGCGGACGCAGCGTCCTGGGACGTGGCAGAGGTGGCAGCTGTGTGTAAGGCAGCAGATGAGGGCTCAGATCCGAGCCCCCAGGAGGGGAACAGCACCGAGGAGGAGCAGGATGTTCAGGACCCG gagCTGGAGGCCATCAAAGCAAAACTGCGGGAAATAGAGAAGGAGGATGAGAGGTTGAAGGAGTTGCAGCTGGAAGCTGACAACCACCTGTTCATGAGCCCAGAAGCAG CTCTCTTCCCACTGACAACCAAGGAGAAGATGGAGGCTGACCAGCGTTCCATCTACGTGGGCAAT GTGGATTACGGGGGCACAGCAGAAGAGCTGGAGTCTCACTTCAACAGCTGCGGGCAGATCAACCGCGTCACCATCCTCTGTGACAAGTTCTCAGGCCACCCCAAagg CTATGCCTACATCGAGTTcgaggagcagagctcagtgaaGGCTGCGGTGGAGCTGGACGAGAGCGTGTTCAGGGGCCGTGTCATCaag GTGCTGCCCAAGAGGACCAACATGCCTGGCATCAGCAGCACTGACCGCGGGGGCTACCGGGGTTATTTCCACGCCCGGGGAGGGCTGGGCCGCTGGGGAGGCTTCTATGGGCACCCCAGGGTGAGAGGGAGGACCTACAG GGGTCGGGCGAGGCTGCAGCCTTGGTATTTTCCATACTAG